One stretch of Prunus persica cultivar Lovell chromosome G1, Prunus_persica_NCBIv2, whole genome shotgun sequence DNA includes these proteins:
- the LOC18793372 gene encoding uncharacterized protein LOC18793372 isoform X1 yields the protein MRVAVIGAGISGLVSAYVLAKEGAEVVLFEKDDYLGGHARTVTFDGVDLDLGFMVFNRVTYPNMMELFERLGVDMETSDMSFSASLDKGQGCEWGSRNGLSSLFAQKRNLFNPYFWQMLREITKFKHDAINYLEELENNPDIDRNETLGQFIKSRGYSELFQKAYLVPVCGSIWSCPSEGVMSFSAFSVLSFCRNHHLLQLFGRPQWLTVRWRSHCYVKKVRQVLESKGCQIRTSSEVHRVSTTDEAGCSVLSGDGLEEIYDRCVMAVHAPDAVRILGDQATSDELRVLGAFQYVYSDIFLHRDKTLMPQNPAAWSAWNFLGSNGNKVCLTYWLNVLQNIDEKGLPFLVTLNPDHTPEHTLLKWSTSHPVPSVAASKASVELHRIQGKRGIWFCGAYQGYGFHEDGLKAGMAAAHGMLGKGCSLLSNPKHMVPSLTETGARLFVTRFLRHYISTGCLILLEEGGTIFNFEGTRKGCSLKCVLRVHTPQFYWKVMTQADLGLADAYINRDFSFIDKDKGLLNLFMILIANRDSNSSDSKLNKKRGWWTPLLFTASIASAKYFFQHVSRQNTLTQARRNISRHYDLSNDLFSLFLDETMTYSSAVFKTEDEDLKTAQLRKISLFIEKSRIEKNHEVLEIGCGWGSLAIEVVKQTGCKYTGITLSEEQLKYAQKKVKDAGLQDRIRFLLCDYRQLPNYKYDRIISCEMLESVGHEFMDEFFACCESVLADNGLLVLQFISIPDERYDEYRRSSDFIKEYIFPGGCLPSLSRVTSAMAASSRLCVEHLENIGIHYYQTLRCWRKNFLERHSEILALGFNENFIRTWEYYFDYCAAGFKTYTLGNYQIVFSRPGNTPAFADPYKGFPSASAC from the exons ATGAGAGTGGCAGTGATTGGTGCTGGGATTAGTGGTTTGGTTTCAGCTTATGTTCTTGCAAAAGAAGGGGCGGAGGTGGTGTTGTTTGAGAAGGATGACTACTTGGGCGGCCATGCCAGGACTGTCACATTTGATGGTGTTGATTTGGACCTTGGCTTTATGGTCTTCAATCGT GTAACCTATCCAAATATGATGGAGTTGTTTGAGAGACTTGGAGTTGATATGGAGACATCTGATATGTCCTTCTCAGCGAGCTTAGACAAAGGGCAAGGCTGTGAATGGGGCAGTCGAAATGGCTTGTCAAGCTTGTTTGCACAAAAGAGGAACTTGTTCAATCCATACTTTTGGCAAATGCTTCGAGAAATCACCAAGTTTAAACATGATGCAATCAA TTACCTTGAGGAGCTCGAGAACAACCCAGACATTGATCGCAATGAAACCTTGGGGCAGTTTATCAAGTCACGAGGCTACTCTGAATTATTTCAGAAGGCTTATCTT GTTCCAGTATGTGGTTCAATCTGGTCTTGCCCTTCAGAAGGGGTTATGAGCTTCTCAGCCTTCTCTGTTCTCTCATTTTGTCGAAACCATCATTTACTTcag CTATTTGGCCGCCCACAGTGGCTTACTGTCAGATGGCGTTCACATTGTTATGTCAAGAAG GTCAGACAAGTGCTGGAAAGTAAAGGGTGTCAGATAAGAACTAGCTCTGAGGTACATAGGGTTTCCACAACCGATGAGG CAGGTTGCAGTGTACTCTCTGGTGATGGTTTGGAGGAAATATATGATCGCTGCGTAATGGCTGTCCACGCCCCAGACGCTGTGAGAATACTAGGAGACCAGGCAACATCAGATGAGTTGAGAGTACTCGGTGCTTTCCAATATGTATACAG TGATATTTTCCTGCATCGTGACAAAACTTTAATGCCCCAAAACCCAGCAGCATGGAGTGCATGGAATTTTCTCGGAAGTAATGGCAACAAAGTATGCTTGACATACTGGCTCAATGTGCTTCAG AACATTGATGAAAAAGGTCTACCATTTCTTGTGACTCTCAACCCAGATCATACACCAGAACATACCTTGCTTAAGTGGTCAACAAGCCATCCAGTCCCATCTGTTGCTGCGTCGAAAGCTTCCGTGGAGCTTCATCGCATTCAAGGAAAGAGAGGAATTTGGTTTTGTGGAGCATACCAAG gttATGGCTTCCATGAGGATGGACTAAAG GCTGGAATGGCTGCAGCACACGGTATGCTTGGAAAAGGATGTTCCCTCTTGAGCAACCCAAAACACATGGTTCCATCACTGACAGAAACAGGGGCACGCCTTTTTGTTACTAGGTTTCTTAGACATTATATATCTACTGGATGTTTAAT TTTATTAGAGGAAGGAGGTACAATTTTCAACTTTGAGGGAACCAGAAAAGGGTGTTCTCTAAAATGTGTTCTTAGAGTTCATACTCCTCAGTTTTACTGGAAG GTAATGACACAGGCTGATTTAGGCCTTGCAGATGCATATATCAACAgggatttttctttcattgatAAAGACAAGGGCCTTCTAAATCTTTTTATG ATTCTCATTGCCAACAGAGATTCAAATTCTTCTGACTCAAAATTGAACAAGAAAAG GGGATGGTGGACGCCATTGTTATTCACAGCTAGTATAGCCTCAGCAAAGTACTTCTTTCAGCATGTTTCAAGACAAAATACTCTCACACAGGCACGCAGGAACATCTCTCGTCATTATGACCTG AGTAATGATCTATTTTCTCTGTTCTTGGATGAAACAATGACATATTCCAGTGCTGTATTTAAG ACTGAAGATGAAGATTTAAAGACTGCACAGCTAAGGAAAATCTCTCTTTTCATTGAAAAG TCTAGAATTGAGAAGAACCATGAAGTTCTAGAGATCGGATGCGGTTGGGGAAGCTTAGCTATTGAAGTTGTCAAACAAACTGGTTGTAAATACACTGGCATCACTCTGTCTGAGGAACAACTCAAATATGcacaaaagaaagtgaaaGATGCTGGCCTTCAG GACCGCATCAGATTTCTTCTGTGCGACTATAGGCAACTTCCCAACTACAAATACGACAGAATTATATCTTG CGAGATGCTCGAAAGTGTGGGGCATGAATTTATGGACGAATTTTTTGCTTGCTGTGAATCTGTGCTAGCAGATAATGGCCTTCTTGTTTTACAG TTCATATCAATACCGGATGAACGTTACGATGAGTACAGACGAAGTTCAGATTTCATAAAGGAATATATTTTTCCTGGTGGATGTCTACCTTCGTTAAGTAGGGTAACATCAGCAATGGCTGCTTCTTCCAGACTCTG TGTGGAGCACTTGGAAAACATTGGAATCCATTACTACCAGACATTGAGATGTTGGAGAAAAAATTTCTTGGAGAGACATAG TGAAATACTGGCTCTTGGGTTCAATGAGAATTTCATCCGGACATGggaatattattttgattactGTGCTGCTGGTTTTAAGACATATACGCTTGGAAATTACCAG ATCGTGTTTTCGCGTCCCGGCAACACTCCGGCCTTCGCCGATCCATACAAAGGCTTCCCTTCAGCTTCAGCATGTTGA
- the LOC18793372 gene encoding uncharacterized protein LOC18793372 isoform X2, translating to MRVAVIGAGISGLVSAYVLAKEGAEVVLFEKDDYLGGHARTVTFDGVDLDLGFMVFNRVTYPNMMELFERLGVDMETSDMSFSASLDKGQGCEWGSRNGLSSLFAQKRNLFNPYFWQMLREITKFKHDAINYLEELENNPDIDRNETLGQFIKSRGYSELFQKAYLVPVCGSIWSCPSEGVMSFSAFSVLSFCRNHHLLQLFGRPQWLTVRWRSHCYVKKVRQVLESKGCQIRTSSEVHRVSTTDEGCSVLSGDGLEEIYDRCVMAVHAPDAVRILGDQATSDELRVLGAFQYVYSDIFLHRDKTLMPQNPAAWSAWNFLGSNGNKVCLTYWLNVLQNIDEKGLPFLVTLNPDHTPEHTLLKWSTSHPVPSVAASKASVELHRIQGKRGIWFCGAYQGYGFHEDGLKAGMAAAHGMLGKGCSLLSNPKHMVPSLTETGARLFVTRFLRHYISTGCLILLEEGGTIFNFEGTRKGCSLKCVLRVHTPQFYWKVMTQADLGLADAYINRDFSFIDKDKGLLNLFMILIANRDSNSSDSKLNKKRGWWTPLLFTASIASAKYFFQHVSRQNTLTQARRNISRHYDLSNDLFSLFLDETMTYSSAVFKTEDEDLKTAQLRKISLFIEKSRIEKNHEVLEIGCGWGSLAIEVVKQTGCKYTGITLSEEQLKYAQKKVKDAGLQDRIRFLLCDYRQLPNYKYDRIISCEMLESVGHEFMDEFFACCESVLADNGLLVLQFISIPDERYDEYRRSSDFIKEYIFPGGCLPSLSRVTSAMAASSRLCVEHLENIGIHYYQTLRCWRKNFLERHSEILALGFNENFIRTWEYYFDYCAAGFKTYTLGNYQIVFSRPGNTPAFADPYKGFPSASAC from the exons ATGAGAGTGGCAGTGATTGGTGCTGGGATTAGTGGTTTGGTTTCAGCTTATGTTCTTGCAAAAGAAGGGGCGGAGGTGGTGTTGTTTGAGAAGGATGACTACTTGGGCGGCCATGCCAGGACTGTCACATTTGATGGTGTTGATTTGGACCTTGGCTTTATGGTCTTCAATCGT GTAACCTATCCAAATATGATGGAGTTGTTTGAGAGACTTGGAGTTGATATGGAGACATCTGATATGTCCTTCTCAGCGAGCTTAGACAAAGGGCAAGGCTGTGAATGGGGCAGTCGAAATGGCTTGTCAAGCTTGTTTGCACAAAAGAGGAACTTGTTCAATCCATACTTTTGGCAAATGCTTCGAGAAATCACCAAGTTTAAACATGATGCAATCAA TTACCTTGAGGAGCTCGAGAACAACCCAGACATTGATCGCAATGAAACCTTGGGGCAGTTTATCAAGTCACGAGGCTACTCTGAATTATTTCAGAAGGCTTATCTT GTTCCAGTATGTGGTTCAATCTGGTCTTGCCCTTCAGAAGGGGTTATGAGCTTCTCAGCCTTCTCTGTTCTCTCATTTTGTCGAAACCATCATTTACTTcag CTATTTGGCCGCCCACAGTGGCTTACTGTCAGATGGCGTTCACATTGTTATGTCAAGAAG GTCAGACAAGTGCTGGAAAGTAAAGGGTGTCAGATAAGAACTAGCTCTGAGGTACATAGGGTTTCCACAACCGATGAGG GTTGCAGTGTACTCTCTGGTGATGGTTTGGAGGAAATATATGATCGCTGCGTAATGGCTGTCCACGCCCCAGACGCTGTGAGAATACTAGGAGACCAGGCAACATCAGATGAGTTGAGAGTACTCGGTGCTTTCCAATATGTATACAG TGATATTTTCCTGCATCGTGACAAAACTTTAATGCCCCAAAACCCAGCAGCATGGAGTGCATGGAATTTTCTCGGAAGTAATGGCAACAAAGTATGCTTGACATACTGGCTCAATGTGCTTCAG AACATTGATGAAAAAGGTCTACCATTTCTTGTGACTCTCAACCCAGATCATACACCAGAACATACCTTGCTTAAGTGGTCAACAAGCCATCCAGTCCCATCTGTTGCTGCGTCGAAAGCTTCCGTGGAGCTTCATCGCATTCAAGGAAAGAGAGGAATTTGGTTTTGTGGAGCATACCAAG gttATGGCTTCCATGAGGATGGACTAAAG GCTGGAATGGCTGCAGCACACGGTATGCTTGGAAAAGGATGTTCCCTCTTGAGCAACCCAAAACACATGGTTCCATCACTGACAGAAACAGGGGCACGCCTTTTTGTTACTAGGTTTCTTAGACATTATATATCTACTGGATGTTTAAT TTTATTAGAGGAAGGAGGTACAATTTTCAACTTTGAGGGAACCAGAAAAGGGTGTTCTCTAAAATGTGTTCTTAGAGTTCATACTCCTCAGTTTTACTGGAAG GTAATGACACAGGCTGATTTAGGCCTTGCAGATGCATATATCAACAgggatttttctttcattgatAAAGACAAGGGCCTTCTAAATCTTTTTATG ATTCTCATTGCCAACAGAGATTCAAATTCTTCTGACTCAAAATTGAACAAGAAAAG GGGATGGTGGACGCCATTGTTATTCACAGCTAGTATAGCCTCAGCAAAGTACTTCTTTCAGCATGTTTCAAGACAAAATACTCTCACACAGGCACGCAGGAACATCTCTCGTCATTATGACCTG AGTAATGATCTATTTTCTCTGTTCTTGGATGAAACAATGACATATTCCAGTGCTGTATTTAAG ACTGAAGATGAAGATTTAAAGACTGCACAGCTAAGGAAAATCTCTCTTTTCATTGAAAAG TCTAGAATTGAGAAGAACCATGAAGTTCTAGAGATCGGATGCGGTTGGGGAAGCTTAGCTATTGAAGTTGTCAAACAAACTGGTTGTAAATACACTGGCATCACTCTGTCTGAGGAACAACTCAAATATGcacaaaagaaagtgaaaGATGCTGGCCTTCAG GACCGCATCAGATTTCTTCTGTGCGACTATAGGCAACTTCCCAACTACAAATACGACAGAATTATATCTTG CGAGATGCTCGAAAGTGTGGGGCATGAATTTATGGACGAATTTTTTGCTTGCTGTGAATCTGTGCTAGCAGATAATGGCCTTCTTGTTTTACAG TTCATATCAATACCGGATGAACGTTACGATGAGTACAGACGAAGTTCAGATTTCATAAAGGAATATATTTTTCCTGGTGGATGTCTACCTTCGTTAAGTAGGGTAACATCAGCAATGGCTGCTTCTTCCAGACTCTG TGTGGAGCACTTGGAAAACATTGGAATCCATTACTACCAGACATTGAGATGTTGGAGAAAAAATTTCTTGGAGAGACATAG TGAAATACTGGCTCTTGGGTTCAATGAGAATTTCATCCGGACATGggaatattattttgattactGTGCTGCTGGTTTTAAGACATATACGCTTGGAAATTACCAG ATCGTGTTTTCGCGTCCCGGCAACACTCCGGCCTTCGCCGATCCATACAAAGGCTTCCCTTCAGCTTCAGCATGTTGA
- the LOC18793354 gene encoding heterogeneous nuclear ribonucleoprotein 1 has protein sequence MDSDQGKLFIGGISWETSEDKLKEYFSNYGDVLQTVVMRDKVTGRPRGFGFVVFVDPAVLDRVLQDKHTIDGRTVEAKRALSREEQQTTGRVGNANPTRSAGNGGNIRTKKIFVGGLPPTLSEEGFREYFETYGHVTDVVVMYDQSTGRPRGFGFISFDTEEAVDRVLHKTFHDLNGKQVEVKRALPKDANPGGGGRSMGGGQGGGGAAGGGYQGYGASGGNPNAYDGRMDSNRYMQSQSTGGGFPPYGSSGYNAPSYGYGPTSNGIGYGGYGSYGGTNTGYGGPAAAAYGNPNAPNAGYASGPPGAPRSSWSSQAPSGYGAMGYGNTAPWGVSGGSAGAGSGGPGSAPAGQSPSAAAGYGAQGYGYGGYSGSDASYANPSGYGAVGGRSGSVPNNNVGGAGGEQGSGGGYVGSGYGDSNGNTGYGNAGWRSDPSQASGNYGGQANGGQVGYGGGYGSAQARQSQQQ, from the exons ATGGATTCAGATCAAGGCAAGCTTTTTATTGGTGGGATTTCATGGGAAACCTCGGAGGATAAGCTGAAGGAGTACTTCAGCAACTACGGCGACGTTTTGCAAACAGTGGTTATGAGGGACAAAGTCACGGGACGCCCTAgaggttttgggtttgttgtttttgtagaTCCTGCTGTTCTTGATAGGGTTCTTCAGGATAAGCACACCATCGATGGTAGAACG GTTGAGGCTAAGAGGGCCCTATCGAGAGAGGAGCAGCAAACCACTGGCAGAGTTGGAAATGCTAACCCTACTAGAAGTGCTGGAAATGGTGGAAATATTAGGACCAAGAAGATATTTGTTGGAGGGTTGCCTCCCACGCTTAGTGAAGAAGGATTCCGTGAGTATTTTGAAACTTATGGCCATGTAACTGATGTAGTAGTAATGTATGACCAAAGTACCGGACGTCCTCGTGGATTTggatttatttcatttgataCTGAAGAAGCAGTTGATAGGGTTTTGCACAAAACATTTCATGATTTAAATGGTAAGCAAGTGGAAGTTAAGCGGGCTCTTCCCAAAGATGCCAATCCTGGTGGGGGTGGCCGTAGCATGGGGGGTGGTCAAGGTGGCGGTGGTGCAGCTGGTGGTGGTTATCAAGGATATGGCGCATCTGGTGGCAACCCAAATGCATATGATGGTAGAATGGACTCCAACAGGTACATGCAATCTCAGAGTACTGGAGGTGGTTTTCCACCTTATGGTTCTTCTGGGTATAATGCACCTAGTTATGGGTATGGTCCTACCAGTAATGGAATTGGTTATGGCGGTTATGGAAGTTACGGTGGTACTAATACTGGCTATGGAGGTCCAGCGGCTGCTGCCTATGGAAACCCTAATGCCCCAAATGCTGGCTATGCTAGTGGTCCGCCAGGTGCCCCTAGAAGTTCATGGAGTTCTCAGGCCCCCTCTGGATATGGTGCTATGGGATACGGGAATACTGCTCCTTGGGGTGTTTCAGGTGGCAGTGCAGGTGCAGGCAGTGGCGGCCCTGGTTCTGCACCTGCTGGTCAATCACCTAGTGCAGCGGCTGGGTATGGAGCGCAAGGTTATGGTTATGGTGGGTACAGTGGAAGTGATGCGTCCTATGCAAATCCGTCTGGTTATGGTGCTGTTGGAGGGCGTTCAGGGAGTGTCCCAAATAACAATGTTGGTGGCGCAGGTGGGGAGCAAGGTAGTGGTGGTGGCTATGTTGGGAGTGGCTATGGCGATTCAAATGGAAATACAGGTTATGGAAATGCTGGTTGGAGATCTGATCCATCCCAGGCTTCAGGAAACTATGGTGGTCAGGCAAATGGTGGACAAGTTGGTTATGGTGGTGGGTATGGCAGTGCTCAGGCACGACAATCCCAACAGCAGTAA
- the LOC18789409 gene encoding uncharacterized protein LOC18789409 — protein MGCFLACFGFSKKKKRRKPGNKVAAAGDHGRGSYVPLDSSLTIIGVDGARESLHSAGSELRDKPKEQTRFKIRKKVSFNLNVQTYEPISTGYHFLESDEEEEVEKNVQEVSKGSLSTSASQRDSTTLRMGLFPSNYRYQNVRDSYDEDDHIADEESDLDNDDNDIDDDDDSEIDDQRISQEGFSRQFCSSSIKGELEYPNARGNFQYVHSVLSPVENLTQWKAAKAKAAAPKQQKENIAALSQEPRMPPSSRSSYNQSKPLLQEIPVHASLSSWLNSQSTN, from the exons ATGGGGTGCTTCCTTGCCTGCTTTGGTTTttctaagaaaaaaaagcgGCGAAAACCCGGTAACAAAGTTGCAGCTGCTGGAGACCAT GGACGTGGGAGCTATGTACCATTAGATTCATCTCTGACGATTATTGGTGTCGATGGTGCAAGAGAAAGTCTCCATAGTGCAGGTTCTGAACTCAG AGACAAGCCTAAGGAGCAGACAAGGTTCAAAATCAGAAAGAAAGTTAGCTTCAATCTAAATGTCCAGACCTATGAGCCTATTTCGACTGGTTATCATTTCTTGGAGAGTGACGAGGAGGAGGAAGTGGAAAAGAATGTCCAAGAAGTATCAAAAGGAAGCCTTTCCACTTCAGCATCTCAAAGGGATTCAACTACATTGCGGATGGGactttttccttcaaattaCAGGTACCAAAATGTTCGAGACAGCTACGACGAAGACGACCATATAGCAGATGAGGAAAGTGATTTAGATAACGATGATAACGacattgatgatgatgatgacagtGAAATTGATGATCAAAGAATAAGCCAAGAGGGGTTTTCAAGGCAATTCTGTTCTTCCTCTATAAAAGGAGAATTGGAATATCCAAATGCTAGAGGCAATTTCCAGTATGTACATTCTGTACTGAGTCCAGTAGAGAATCTGACTCAGTGGAAAGCAGCCAAAGCAAAAGCAGCAGCACCAAAGCAGCAAAAGGAGAATATAGCAGCATTATCTCAAGAACCCCGGATGCCGCCTTCTAGCAGATCAAGTTATAACCAGTCCAAACCTCTATTGCAAGAAATCCCAGTTCATGCCAGTCTTTCAAGTTGGTTAAATTCACAAAGTACAAATTAG
- the LOC18791089 gene encoding uncharacterized protein LOC18791089 — MDTDAKDATNGCKTEKSETTDSQRVEENVNGDEDSESNSLLPPRRGGMSRKTNKTRRKVQWNDKNGNKLVEVLEFEPSDVSDSDDEDADSCICIIM, encoded by the exons ATGGATACGGATGCTAAGGATGCTACTAATGGCTGTAAAACTGAGAAGTCGGAGACCACAGACTCTCAAAGAGTTGAGGAAAATGTTAATGGAGATGAAGATAGTGAGTCTAATTCTTTGTTGCCGCCTCGGAGAGGCGGTATGTCAAGGAAAACGAATAAAACCCGACGAAAAGTGCAGTGGAATGATAAGAATGGGAATAAGCTTGTTGAGGTGTTGGAATTCGAACCAAG CGATGTTAGTGAttctgatgatgaagatgcGGATTCTTGCATATGTATTATTATGTAG
- the LOC18788175 gene encoding actin-related protein 2/3 complex subunit 2B: protein MACLERASPALKRILLKLDRENKSIEIDHHLYEFGSVEYHIQSSTSDTHYTNLSVSTPLLSQGGILPNGISHYTKQMVKGICPDVVEIIEPAKEGYQITLRLDLSKIPNGKESIKVIADISAVQAVILSSQLKEMLMNVSSQDTFQGMYKTIKLVYHPREPFFIVRQPQKILAVFPIRFKDKTDVIIATAFFQELVDVGSSEKWAKAPPCCWSPIPPPELRGEPFEDLSTNGGFVSFDISSRHVRGKRLDKTVWSLLNFYAYVKYHVKSTRSFIQRRMRKRLQRLVEVLHKRSTQEEEKEEEEEGNHKVQGCMFMRKMINVSKPKVLKRRYNDLSGKIKRIRSRIKILGFGRFRRRWLKMPKFSSSMRYTKLD, encoded by the exons ATGGCATGCTTAGAGAGGGCATCCCCAGCTTTGAAGAGAATCCTGCTCAAATTGGACCG TGAAAACAAGTCCATAGAGATTGATCATCACTTGTATGAATTTGGGTCTGTGGAATACCATATCCAG TCTTCAACATCAGATACACATTATACCAACTTGTCAGTATCAACCCCGCTCCTTTCCCAAGGAGGCATACTACCAAACGGGATTTCGCATTATACTAAACAGATGGTAAAGGGAATTTGTCCGGATGTTGTGGAGATCATAGAACCTGCAAAAGAAGGATACCAGATTACTTTGAGACTTGATTTGTCTAAAATTCCAAATGGAAAAG aATCTATAAAGGTAATTGCAGACATTTCTGCTGTGCAAGCAGTAATCCTAAGTTCTCAGCTGAAAGAAATGTTGATGAATGTCAGCTCCCAAGATACATTTCAAGGAATGTATAAGACAATCAAGCTTGTATATCACCCAAGAGAGCCTTTCTTTATTGTTAGACAG CCACAGAAAATCTTAGCAGTATTCCCGATACGTTTTAAAGACAAAACAGACGTCATTATTGCAACAGCCTTCTTTCAG GAACTTGTGGATGTTGGAAGTTCTGAAAAATGGGCCAAAGCACCACCTTGTTGCTGGTCACCCATTCCACCTCCAGAGTTAAGAGGAGAACCTTTTGAAGATTTGAGTACCAACGGAGGATTTGTCTCTTTTG ATATTTCTTCACGCCATGTCAGAGGTAAAAGACTAGACAAGACTGTATGGAGTTTGTTGAATTTCTATGCCTATGTTAAATATCATGTAAAG AGCACCAGAAGTTTTATTCAGAGAAGGATGAGAAAGCGTTTGCAGAGATTAGTTGAG GTCCTGCATAAGAGAAGCACgcaggaagaagaaaaagaagaagaagaagagggaaacCATAAGGTTCAAG GATGCATGTTCATGAGAAAAATGATCAATGTATCAAAACCTAAAGTCCTAAAACGAAGATATAATGACTTGAGCGGGAAGATCAAGAGAATCCGTTCGCGAATTAAAATCCTGGGATTTGGGCGTTTTCGTCGACGATGGTTGAAAATGccaaagttttcttcttcaatgagaTATACCAAATTAGATTAA
- the LOC18793462 gene encoding uncharacterized protein LOC18793462 — protein sequence MASLATHFSAFVLLFPVGLRRLLCSSSLYLKNPSLYRSKIWYFSEPKWKNFDLYTLTIALPIASFSEIFIFLAFSGHPTYRFAFFQQSAAIFLFWALVILIICRENIDTLHIDEGFVFVIAAISFLVEYSVIGKGISGLGGAMYDILGTLTLVCAVCSLYLSIRPCSFCAEFFLSSGLVLKGTWILQLGLSLYTDAFGLKGCKKMSVWPNQENAEWKCDLEEDGLRGVSLMTLLFIGHAIAVLLLSLMLFALVASNWNLRCGEASGPLLAQLDSGHVLMPSSLDLDME from the coding sequence ATGGCATCACTAGCAACCCATTTCTCAGCGTTCGTGTTGCTCTTTCCCGTAGGCCTACGTCGCCTACTCTGCTCCTCCTCTCTCTACCTCAAGAACCCATCTCTCTACCGATCCAAAATCTGGTATTTCTCAGAACCCAAATGGAAAAACTTTGATTTGTACACTCTCACCATAGCCCTCCCCATTGCTTCCTTCTCCgaaatttttatctttttggccttttcgGGCCACCCCACGTATCGTTTCGCGTTTTTCCAGCAATCAGCAGCCATTTTCTTGTTCTGGGCACTCGTCATTTTGATCATCTGCCGTGAAAACATTGACACTTTGCATATCGATGAAGGGTTCGTCTTCGTTATCGCAGCCATTTCGTTCCTGGTCGAGTATTCGGTGATCGGCAAGGGAATTTCGGGTCTTGGTGGAGCTATGTATGATATATTAGGTACATTGACCCTTGTTTGTGCTGTTTGTTCCTTGTATTTATCAATTAGGCCCTGTTCGTTTTGCGCCGAGTTTTTCTTGTCCTCTGGATTGGTCTTAAAGGGCACTTGGATTTTGCAACTTGGATTGTCCTTGTACACTGATGCATTTGGATTAAAAGGGTGCAAGAAAATGTCAGTTTGGCCAAACCAGGAGAATGCTGAGTGGAAATGTGATCTTGAGGAGGATGGTTTGAGGGGTGTTTCTTTGATGACGCTGCTGTTCATTGGGCATGCAATTGCAGTCTTGCTATTGAGTTTGATGTTGTTTGCTTTGGTGGCAAGTAACTGGAATTTGAGGTGTGGTGAGGCCAGTGGCCCGTTGCTAGCGCAGCTTGATTCGGGGCATGTGTTGATGCCTTCTAGCCTCGACCTCGATATGGAATGA